The following proteins come from a genomic window of Trifolium pratense cultivar HEN17-A07 linkage group LG4, ARS_RC_1.1, whole genome shotgun sequence:
- the LOC123920138 gene encoding GATA transcription factor 25 — MEPSMFGNSTPLNITGETEDGSGPDSAIDGNHNIHFETVDDGSGGFVVEDVTSDAVYGHGGGNSELGIQRFEDSDQLTLSFRGQVYVFDSVTPDKVQSVLLLLGGCEQPQADATYVDPVSQQSQRESMEYPKCSQSHRQASLNRFRQKRKERCFEKKVRYDVRQEVALRMQRNKGQFTSSKKQDGANGWGTDQDSGQDDSQAETSCTHCGTSSKSTPMMRRGPSGPRSLCNACGLYWANRGALRDLSKRHHELSIVPAEQVDQGNSSDCGTATIPSRNNLAAFSENNNQALVADR; from the exons ATGGAACCATCAATGTTCGGAAACTCTACGCCCTTGAACATCACCGGAGAAACTGAAGACGGTTCTGGTCCTGACTCCGCCATCGACGGTAACCATAACATTCATTTCGAAACTGTTGATGATGGAAGTGGCGGTTTTGTTGTTGAGGATGTTACCTCCGACGCCGTTTATGGCCACGGCGGTGGAAACTCTGAATTAGGTATTCAACGGTTTGAAGATTCTGATCAACTTACGCTTTCGTTTCGTGGTCAAGTTTATGTTTTCGATTCTGTTACTCCTGATAAG GTTCAGTCGGTTTTGTTACTGTTGGGTGGATGTGAACAACCTCAAGCGGATGCAACATATGTGGATCCGGTGTCTCAACAAAGTCAGAGG GAATCAATGGAATATCCAAAATGCAGTCAATCACATCGACAAGCCTCATTAAATAGGTTCCGGCAGAAGAGGAAAGAAAGATGCTTTGAGAAGAAAGTTAGATATGATGTACGTCAAGAAGTTGCACTCAG GATGCAGAGAAATAAGGGTCAATTTACTTCATCTAAGAAACAAGATGGAGCCAATGGTTGGGGTACAGACCAGGATTCTGGGCAGGATGACAGTCAAGCAGAAACCTC TTGCACACATTGTGGCACAAGTTCAAAATCAACTCCGATGATGCGGCGAGGGCCATCTGGTCCAAGGTCACTTTGCAATGCTTGTGGGCTTTATTGGGCAAATAGG GGTGCTTTGAGAGACCTTTCTAAGAGACATCATGAACTATCTATTGTACCAGCCGAGCAG GTTGATCAAGGTAATAGCTCAGACTGTGGAACAGCAACTATCCCTTCACGCAATAATCTTGCTGCTTTCTCTGAGAATAATAACCAAGCTTTGGTAGCTGATCGTTAA